Below is a window of Populus trichocarpa isolate Nisqually-1 chromosome 3, P.trichocarpa_v4.1, whole genome shotgun sequence DNA.
tttttgtttatgtgtttGCCGGTGTCAGGTGCTTGGTACATATGGATATGCTGCTCCTGAATATCTTGAAACAGGCCACCTCACCAGTCAAAGTGATATATGGAGCTTCGGTGTGGTTCTCTACGAAATCCTTACTGGCAGGCGAACTGTGGAAACAAACCGCCCTGCAGCGGAGCAGAAGCTTCTATATTGGGTGAAACAGTTCCCAGTTGACAGTAGCAGATTTAGCATGATTATTGATCCAAGACTGAGAAATGAGTACTCTATCAAAGCAGCAAGGCAAATTGCTAAGTTGGCAGATAGCTGCCTAAACAAGAACGCAAAAGAGCGGCCGGCAATGACTCAAGTGGTGGCCAGCCTGAAGCAAATAATACAAGATTTGGAAGGGGGAAGCACCTCCACAAATAAGAATTGTCGCatccgacatcgcggcggccttaaaaaattatggaatcTTTGGAAAGAACGGATTTCTGGCATCCTGTTCTTTAATGGTGAATGGTCTTGtttcaaggagtcgccacctagtattatggtcactaggaaccctaactggtcaacagagattctatgatacgggactggttacgcaaaaaggaagatattatcacctcttaaacgtcctgcctgaggcaggctgcattgctggttttgtcataaattgttaacattttgttggtttatgctaTAATGGTTTgcgtgtaatattcctgactctggcgtcagtgaatatttaactacggatatttccaactctggcgttggtaaatatcacgtagctataaaaacaaaataaatttaaatcagtttttttttttattcccgactctggcgtcagtgaataaacaaatcaaataaatttattttttaagcatacacattttttatgtaactaaataaaagtaaaatacaataaaataaaataaatttacatcagtatctttattcctgactctggcgtcagtgaataaaccaataaatttattttattttattttacttttgcatgcatattttttatttttatgtaattaaataaaatacaataaaataaatttgaatcagtatttttattctgactctggcatcaatgaataaaaacaacaaattcatatttatttttttatttatacatacacacatctttgttttttttatttttcatttttctattttttatttttttgggctgggcccagccagcccggccactggcccaagccagtggcCTGGCTGGGCTAAGCAACACGCGTGCGCTAACGCACGCGTGTTGCTACACTgtgcaagtgaattaaaattcacttgcacAGTGTAAATGCCAATTAACTAAAACGAATGCAAGAGGAAGAAGTCGCGTACCTGCTCTGTTAGAGGCGATGGAGACGATGGCGAAGCTCTGGCTGGAACGCTGGTGGTGACTTTCGTCTGCTGTATACCTACTTCTACTTTCCCTTTTGCTCTTGTGCCTACCGTCTGCTGGATTTGATTTCTGGGTTGTTCTTTTTCTGCAGGAACGGAGACAATGGTTGTTCCTCTgcttttctctcctcttctttgTGTTCTGGGTTGTTCTTcactggttttctttttttcttgcaggGACGAAGACAATGGCAGGGCTGATCTGTGACTCCCCTCTTCCTTTCTCCCCTTctctgtgtatatatattttttgcgtTTATGCTCTGTTTCTTTTCTGTGATTTGCTCTGTTTTTGGGTTCCCGGTCCCTTTTCCAGGTTTTCTTCTCCCTCTTATAGAGATTCCCAAGCTGCCTCCTTTAACCAGTCCTGCCTTTGCAGGACTGTTATTTGCCACGAACGAGATCGTGGGCGAGAGACGTGATCCACGATTGGATCGAATCCGTTGCAGATTTTCAGCCTGTTGAATCGGGATGGAGAAGATGAACACGATTGTTCCACCAGCAACGGCAACGTTTCGGCAGCAATGGACATTTTCATTTTGACCCCTGAACGTTTTAAACTCAACAATTGGGATCTTAAtcagtaataattaatttctaattgtgCCCTTGGATTAGATTCAATTTGAATTCCTGAGTTATAGCGCCATAACAGTCCTGGGTTTCTGGactattcaatttggtccttggactttaattttCTAGCAATCTTCCTTGAATCAGCTTCAAattttggtatttcttcaattaaatcacTGATtcctttaattaattgaatcaaagtttaattaagtcctcaaactcattaattctttaattaagcacctgatttattaattaaactaactcaaaattttaattaaagtctctaacttattaattcttccattattgatcaattgactctcaaatttaataattacatcctcaaacttcaaattttgtGTTATCTTAACTCcattctcaaatatatttttatccattgtattatttattcaaaaattgggttatgacaagaATATTGCCGAATCATCTCAATCTAGCTTGTTTAGGCGAAGACAGAACAAGGTTTGTCCATGTATAATCTTTAACAGTTTGGCTAGAGCCAAAACATTACCATACTTTTCTGATTGAACTACCTTTTGTAATTTTGACAGGTGTAAATGTTTGGAAACTATGCACAACGGATGGAACTATTAACAGTGCACCTGAAATTCActccaatgaaaaataaatcctaGAGTTACATAGATTTTGTAAATGAGTTGATCCGATTCAGTGTCGGCTAAGCAATACCATTCTTTTCCGTTGCAAAGACCATAAATGGAGTGAGGCAGGCAATAACAAAGAGTGAATGTGCAGAATGGTCGTGAATCTTGATGCTAAACTTCTGTCTGATATGATTGCAATGATTAATGTAATATGGTTTCCATTTTTTCTCAACTCTTGATCAACCTTTCGTACTTATTTCTGCCTGTTAATTGGTTCAACGCCTCCTGTTGTTCGTCAAAGAcgttcttttctttccttaaccAGTGGGTATTGGTAAAAATTTCCTTTCATTCTAAAACTTTTGAGTTGCAAATCCCCCCCCtcctctccaaaaaaaaaaaaaatcgatctaTTTTACAGAAACGagaagtttttatatttttattgtattaaaataaaatagtatttataataaaataaaatatactgaATGATTTCTTTCCACTATCATTCAACCTCTCTATCTTAATTTATCTTACTCCATGGTAGAGTAACATAGAATCCAGCATGAACTTGTGTCATGACGCGTAGTAATTTTtctggttttattttttcatgaaccGTGGTGCTACACGCGCAGCAATGGCATGCGACTCGGATTGATGTATTGATAATTGTCCGCATACAGgagatatttaaataatatttttaatcaagagCGTGAAATAGGAAATAGCTGATCTATCTTTCCACGTGTTCCATATTCAtcctaagaaataaaaatatatatatttaaagtatttttaattttggtggAGCAGGCGGAGGAAACCACACGTACGACCTCGACGAAACATATgattatctctttttttctacGAGGTATTAGAAAAGATTGTGAGGAATCAGGGCTCGTGTTTAAACATCACCAACTTGCCAGTGAAATTACCATCACAAGCTGGCTGGCTGGTCGGTCGGCTGCCCGCACCATAGATGAAAAGTTACTTCATAACGGGCTTGAATTCGAActatttcaatcatttttggAATAATAAATTGTTAGAAGCACAGATAGAATTTTTTCACGATGGAtcaaattcatttcttttaaattcacaaattaatttatatatatatatatataaaacctaaaagaaaaggaaaatttaattttcacagCTACAGTGTGATTAGCTTTTACCCTTCCTAACAAAAGTCAAATGTCTTGGTTTTTGggtattttaatcttttcacatgttttattagtcattaaaaaattaattagagatataaatgttgtttttaattctttaaatatggtaaaataatttaattattctcaaaataaaaaatttaaaactagcattcatggttatttatgtcttttcagttttttaaatacagtttaataacaaattcattatttaaataaacaaaatttaaactgTGCTTTTGAGGAgcttttcatcttttcattttgatctttcCTTTATTACCAGGTTTATTGAGagcaatttgattttttttatactgattttttttttatttaaatggaaGAAGAGGTTGGTGCATTGGAGGTATCCACGCTTTTCTAGCAATGCATGTGGCACCTTCtagtagcaaaaaaaaaaaatttcaccatGTCATTGAAAACGTCACCGCGTCTTATTTATGTTGGTGCAACGCGTGTTAGTGGTGACGGCGTTATTTATCACCGATGgacctttttttcccttcttttctttctcatcccCTGAAAATCACAAGTTTGTCctctttgttgttgatatttcaactttagcgtttattattttatattttttttcttgatttttttgtaaaagttttaattgttttcaatttcattatttaatcccaatttgtcatatattattatttttaatttaatccttattcttttaatttctattttttttcttttacttttttgtaaaggttttattgttttttaatttcatcattcaattaaaatttatggtatattattttttcaatttgaacatcattcttttgattttcttgcccttttgttaaagttgtttttcttttcaatttcactctccaATAAAGAATTTGTAAattcccttttttaaaaaaaaaaattatcctctgttttttaattgctattttttatccttttgtatgattgctttttttttttccctcaattttatcttttaacatttgatttgttaaggGTTGgactttatggttttttcatgtACGGTACTTGCAATCTAATAACCAAAGTCATAAATTTGACTAGTTAATAAAGGTTCACTttcttttttagcttattttctttttggattttatcattcaacattagtttttttttttaaaaaaaaatagatttgtggttttctttgatttatttttatcggATTATCCTAACCTCATGAGATGAGAAgcgggtttgacaagttaactcgagaTGGGTTGCCCCAGATTGCCGGGTTACATGTCTATTATGTTAATTCAGGTTGACTCAcactggttttttttatctattttttacacAATTCTATcctttaaacattattttatgactcttggaaaaatattttttttcaagttattgtgattgttttttttttctcatttactattattgtttatatttttaattaattaaaataaaactaacttatTTAATCAATCGAGACTATATCCCGGGTTGaagaattttcttcttgttttaaaatatattttgcagCACCTAaactacaaaataataataataataataatgacccGCGATATACCATAGACCCGCTTTtagtgtctatatatatataatatgatgTTAATGACACAATATATAgaaaagtgtaaaataaaaatataatgcataaagttgatattaatataaaaaatataatacttgAGATTTTTAAAGAGGAAGTTACTTAAGAGAGTTTCGTAATCTCCCATGTATGGTTCAGGTGTAAAAGCATTACACTACAGGCTTTAGTTATTGGAGCCCAGCCTTAGCCCACACTATACTCTTACTAACTCATTGACTAGAAAAAGAACCGAAAACAAAACAGAATtggaaaaaggaaaatgggAAGATCATTCACACTAGTTCAAACAGTAACCACAGCCGGGGTTTTCTCTGCCGTTTCCTACTGGTATTCCTCAACTTTCTTATCGTCAGTCaatcagcttttttttttatttgattttatttttgggggTTGTAGGTATGGTTTCATGTTTGGAAGAGAATCAGCTCGGAAAGAGCTTGGAGACTTAATTGAAGATCTTCGCCGTGGAAATCCGAATTCAATTGAAGAGAATCAGCTCGGAAAGAGCTTGGAGACTTAAGAGAACCTTGGGATTTTGACTTTTaactcctcctcttcttctgtgTTATAGTGAGTTAATTGTTTCCTGccgtaattatttttttgctctttctatttttaaaggaaaatcTGTGCATTGTGTAATATTGCTGCTGATCTTAACAAGCATTGGCctaatgttattaattaacgcgtagcttttttttatttaagtattttgaattttgaatttagaTATACGGATCGCTTTGTCTTGGACgccttttgattattattattattattatttttcatgaatgattatttgttttttttttcatgaaaacctGTTAGGCATGCAAGACATTCAGATGCTTCACATCGTTCATGCTAGCAGCCTATTATTGCCTTTTTGCGGTGGTAATTGATGTGTaaagatttattaaaagaataggtccatacattatattttattaacaataatcCGATCATAAAATGTTCCTAAGCTTAAGAGCTTTGAGGAATTTCGATGATAAAATGCTTAATAGTTTGTGTTGATTTTGGTATTAATAGGCCCTGATCCTAGAATCCTTGCAATAAATTAGAAGAGGTTGGGAAGAGTTCTTTTCGCATTTGAAGTGGGGAcgactgtttttctttttttgtatgaaaactTAACATCCGAATATTCTTCTAGAGTCCTAATTTCTCCGATCTTTTTTTGACTTGGTTAGGGATAAGAtagatgttaatttttttttttttcatatcactTATGATGCATGTTGAGGGTTGAAGTTGAGGATGTGATGACATGGGGACTATATATGAACagtaaatttagttaaaatctCCAGACAGCTTTGTGAAAGAATTGTGCATTGAGAGATTAGTGATTTCCCTTGGAGATCTATTTGGAAGATCAAAGTCCTCTCTacagagtgttttttttttttgaatgagaGGTGGTTTGCATAGGATTTTGGCTGTTAATAATCCTACAGAAAATGGGACGTGGTACTATCTTTGTGAGGGTGCAGCTGAATCTTTCAATCACTTGTTGTTTCACTGCTGGAGCCATTCGGAAGTTGGAGCACTTCAGGCCCTGGGGATGTTGAGTTGAATGCTTGGATTTGTGGAGGTTTCTGTAGGCAGAAAAAAGGAGTTACTAAGTAATGCGAAAAAACCAGGCGTGCAATAGAAAAGAGTCTTAGCCTTCTTATAGACAATttgattacaaatttaaattctgGCATGCAGAGGAACATTTTGCTAGTGTAAATGATGCTACTGAGTTTATTGGCTCATTATTTTTGTGTAAGTTTTGTTCTCTGTAAATAGGATAGCACTCCCTTGAtaagttttctttttccacgaaagaaaagagaagaaagatatTAGTAACATACAGAACACAATAGTATTCATAAAGTTAGGCACAAGTTTAATGTACACATTAGTTTAATAAAACTGACACCTGGGAGCTTAAGATTAGTTTCTGCAACTTAGATCTCTTCGAAAGCATGATTCCCTCTAGTCTATGTAGTAGCAAGGACAATTCAACAAACTTACTGGTTTCTAACACGACAATTCTTCTAACATGATTGTAAAATAAGGTCATCGTTTAACAAAATGCAATTCCTTTTTCCTGTAATACATTGGATACATGGTAGATGGACAGGGATGgagattgaatttaaaaatgcattcattaaaaaatgtcAAGAGAAAGAAGGATGTTGATTGGATGTTGTGATGAATAAGATTGGCCGATCTCTTTGGCTCACCCAAAAATGACGAGTCGTCTTTTAGCTTTCTATAATCTTGGCCGATACAACATTAGCTTATAAGAATTTATTCTCCGTTGGTGGGCATGGAGATATAGATACAGGTTTTGATTCTTCTATACAATCATCTCAGAGTTTGGCAGGTCATGCCAAAGGTATGGTGATTTTATTTCTACTTTTTTACCTCTAATACATTGAGCTATTTGGTGTTTTACATGAAGATacactcttctttttttatgccaGAGCAACTTCCGTAGTTTTCTGAACGCTCTTGTCTTTGATAAAGCCAACGTAAAGGTTAGTTCCACTGGAGTCACATTCTGATAGTTTTCCGTGGCGACCTCCCTCTGACATGCTTTCAACAAACTGCACTAAATGCAGCCAGTTGTCCCCTTCAAACAACCTCTTATTCATTCTTAGATATGTAAATGCAGTCAATCCATTGCCAGATTCTGATCTACTCGTTGCCATAACTTGTGAAAATGCACCTGCATCATACCTCTCCAATGCATTCTCTCCTGCAAGTTCAGTCCTAGCAGTCCTTGTAGCCATCTTCACTTGCCGCACTAATCCTTCTGGAGAGCAATTTGCATGTTGTGGTTGCTCCCCATCTCTCATTTCCATGCAGGTGAAATTGAACACAACTCCATGTTTACTGAACATCCGTGCCATTGGTAGGTATCCATCATGATGTCTAGTATTATAGTATCCTGCAGTTAGTTCTGCTGCGTGAGACCTCGTTCCGTAATGCCAGTGAATTCCTGCTACTTTTCCCGATAATTTTGCTCCAGTTCCTCGAAATATTCCTTCTGCAGCCGCTAGGATTTTGTCACCATGCTCTAGTAGCTTCCCTGAGTACCATTCTAAGAAGAACTGTCCATATTCAGTGTTCCATGTTCCATCCCTCCTGAAAAATCCAGTTTCTTCAGGAAATTGATTATACTGGCCGGAATCATGGGGTCCACGTTGTCCCCAGCCTGTCTTTCCAACTGCTTCAGCTGAGGCTTCCAGTGAAGCTCTCATGTACTGTTCAACGTAAAAGAGATGTTTTTAGGAattaaaatttccaaaaccaaATAACTCgaccaaatatattaaaagttcTGTGGTTAATCTGATGATTTGATTCCATGTGCAACCACTGAATAAGATGTATCAATTGTGTTATAAATTGATGGAGCACTCAATCTGTGGATTGCTCAAATTAGCCGACTAGCATGCTAAAAAATCTGCAGTTTAGGATGCAGCCAAATTTACCTTGTCATAACATTGGAATTCCCCAATTCCAGGAAAGTTCCATGTGCCCTTGCTTTCTGGATAAGCTGGATATCTCAGTTCTCCACATGGACCCATCCCCACTTGAATTTCCTGCAATAGAAACGGTCGGTTTTTTAAGCTTCAAGAAATAATATCCTACGTGCAGATAAGGAAGGGCttgctcttgattttttttgaatcagTTGGTACCGTTTTAGTTCAGTCTCTCTCCGGTAGTCTCAGTCAAATATGACCAAATGAAacctatgaattttttttaaagttactGATAAGTAAGCTTTTAGTGGCTCTGAGAAGACTCGAACTCGTGATTATTAAAGAACAAactgaccagttgagttactCTTATACTCGAAACCTATGATATTTGCATGGATCACTGGATTAGCCCTTTGGCATATATAAACCAAACTTGAagtgaaaaatgaaagaaaataaagaaacgcTGTTCCTTAAGCTGATATTTAGTAATCAATGATGAGGTGGCATTGACCCATTTGCTTACAAGCTAGTTAGTCATGAGCTTGTGCTTAATCCTTGCTTCAAGCTCAGTAGTCTTTCGATGGAGGGatcatgtttttattcatttaaccCGTGAAAAATTTCCATGTTAGCCTTCTGTCGATGCACTTTTCAAAATTCttattgccaaaaaaaataaaaaataaataacagagATCTGATTAGCAAGAACGTGCCCTATGATGTCTACGTGAGAGAATAATAGTTCAAGTTTGTTACATGGTTTCATTTTGTGGAGTAAATTTGGTGATCATTTATGTGCCCAATTGATATGAAGTTCGTCTCTATGCCAAAAAACTAGAACCAAGAAGTGTCATGTGCAGAAGCGTACCGTGATAACTTGTCCTAGGTAATCTTTGAATCTGTTGCGGAAGCTCCTCATGTAATCACTGTAGACCTGTATGGGTGTTCTTCCTCTTAGCAATGGCAATGAGTCACAGCCCAAGGAAATGTACTCAGGATTCCTCCGACCTGACTTGTCTGTGTAGACAAGATCAAGGTTTTTGCTCATCTCTTCAAGCACCCACGGAGGTAGGGGAATGCTAAAAGTTCAGGAGAAAGGAGGGATGAGGCACTATTTAGAATATTTATCAAAGAAGATATTGTCCTGcgaaatatataattgttataaaaaagaCTAAtactttacaaataaaaaagtttactGCTTGGAACTTTAAGTTGTAGTCAAGTCTGAAAAGGTCTTTACTAGGTCTCAAGGAATCTGACAAATATTCTTACGAGTAATTCGTCTCTCAATCTTAAActtaaaagggaaaaatatatcaaaactaaGAATTCATTGCTTATTTGTGATTCACTTTAAACCCACCTACAACTAGAAAGGTTTAGGCTTAAAAGTACCTGCAAGAATCTCCGACATTTCCTCCACACTGATGAAAGGACATAACAACTTGAAGCTTCAGGCCATGCTTCTGCACCATCTGCACAAGCTCCGCATACCCTTCCCAGTTGTATTTTAAAGGTCCATCTTTCTCTACCAATCCCCACCAAGCATCCACCATTACTCCTTCGACTCCTGCACTTCTCAAGGCCATCAAGCTAGCATTCATTGCTCTTGGCTTGTTCAAATTCCCTCCGATTGTTACTGTGTCAAGTGGCAGCATCACAAACACGGGCACTCTAGAGTTGCTGCTGCTATGATCAGGACCTGATATTGCATGTAGTTTCTCCCAATTCTTGCTCTTCCTTCCTTCTGTCACCAGGATATCATCTTGCGAAAGCTGTGCTTCTTGCTTTGAGTTCTTTGCTTGAAGACGGCATGATGGCTTGATTTGCGCAAAGCAAACAGTGCCGGAAAAACCATCAGGAGTTTTGAGGCTTCTGGTGTGTCTTAGACTGATAAAAGAAGTCGAAGATCGCAGCGTTATAGTCATGTTTCtctatggttttttaaaaaacagaagacGGAGAGAAGAAATGTAGGAATGAATGATCGTGCTGTGTGTTCATTTATAACAGAAACTCAGGCTCAGGTTTTTGAAGGATAAAGTTTTGGTGGGCACTGTCTAAAAGAGAAAAGGTCCAAACAATCAAGAATAGTCATTTTTGGCATACGTGGTCGCACcttttccctattttttttatgcttgaaataataataaaaaaaaatgtttcagtTTTTATGGTCCACCCGTTGAATCGACCAAGGGTAAATCAGGCTCGATTGTTGGAAGCTGACTCAAGGGTGAGTCTGCCATCTTATGGTTCAAAACGTGTTGTGTGTTTGCATGTTCTTTCCTGGAAAGGAGCTGTTAGGTAAATATCAGGCCTGGACTCTCGTTTGCTTGACAACACGCAATTGAAATATCTAGAATGATgcatgtaatatatttttaaactatttatttatt
It encodes the following:
- the LOC18096910 gene encoding uncharacterized protein LOC18096910 codes for the protein MGRSFTLVQTVTTAGVFSAVSYWYGFMFGRESARKELGDLIEDLRRGNPNSIEENQLGKSLET
- the LOC18096911 gene encoding beta-amylase 3, chloroplastic gives rise to the protein MTITLRSSTSFISLRHTRSLKTPDGFSGTVCFAQIKPSCRLQAKNSKQEAQLSQDDILVTEGRKSKNWEKLHAISGPDHSSSNSRVPVFVMLPLDTVTIGGNLNKPRAMNASLMALRSAGVEGVMVDAWWGLVEKDGPLKYNWEGYAELVQMVQKHGLKLQVVMSFHQCGGNVGDSCSIPLPPWVLEEMSKNLDLVYTDKSGRRNPEYISLGCDSLPLLRGRTPIQVYSDYMRSFRNRFKDYLGQVITEIQVGMGPCGELRYPAYPESKGTWNFPGIGEFQCYDKYMRASLEASAEAVGKTGWGQRGPHDSGQYNQFPEETGFFRRDGTWNTEYGQFFLEWYSGKLLEHGDKILAAAEGIFRGTGAKLSGKVAGIHWHYGTRSHAAELTAGYYNTRHHDGYLPMARMFSKHGVVFNFTCMEMRDGEQPQHANCSPEGLVRQVKMATRTARTELAGENALERYDAGAFSQVMATSRSESGNGLTAFTYLRMNKRLFEGDNWLHLVQFVESMSEGGRHGKLSECDSSGTNLYVGFIKDKSVQKTTEVALA